Proteins from a genomic interval of Gemmatimonadota bacterium:
- a CDS encoding isochorismatase family protein, whose translation MNLTVQHQTLLWDDSEHTVWETITERVYWPPEQTVLLLCDVWNNHWCRGAVERLEAMIPRMNAVVQSARKQGVTIIHAPSGTLDVYANTPARRRVLDVPPVEPPENLDLADPPLPIDDSDGGSDTGEDPKKINTQVWTRQHAGIDIDQERDIISDQGQEIYSYMQHREIDKMLIMGVHTNMCVLHRTFAIKQMTRWGIQVALIRDLTDAMYNPAKPPYVSHEAGTQLVISFIEKFWCPTILSNDLL comes from the coding sequence ATGAATCTAACCGTGCAGCATCAGACCTTATTGTGGGACGACAGTGAACATACGGTTTGGGAAACAATAACAGAACGGGTCTATTGGCCTCCCGAGCAAACAGTCCTGTTATTATGCGATGTGTGGAACAATCACTGGTGTCGCGGTGCGGTCGAGCGATTGGAGGCAATGATCCCCCGCATGAACGCCGTTGTGCAAAGCGCGCGAAAGCAAGGTGTGACCATTATTCACGCACCCTCGGGAACGCTCGACGTTTATGCCAATACGCCTGCGCGGAGACGGGTATTGGATGTCCCACCCGTTGAACCGCCTGAAAATTTGGATCTCGCTGATCCCCCACTGCCAATTGACGATTCAGATGGTGGGTCAGACACGGGTGAAGACCCTAAGAAAATCAACACGCAGGTCTGGACGCGACAACACGCGGGGATCGATATTGACCAGGAACGAGATATTATTTCCGATCAGGGACAAGAAATTTACAGCTATATGCAGCACCGGGAAATCGACAAAATGCTCATCATGGGTGTGCATACCAACATGTGTGTGTTGCATCGCACATTTGCAATCAAACAAATGACGCGCTGGGGCATTCAGGTCGCGCTAATTCGAGATTTGACCGACGCGATGTACAACCCCGCAAAGCCGCCTTATGTGAGCCATGAAGCGGGCACGCAATTGGTAATCTCGTTTATTGAAAAATTCTGGTGTCCAACAATTTTAAGCAATGATTTGCTATGA
- a CDS encoding metallophosphoesterase: MSKRTGIAPILGKKSQKRVAGRCEVLSAISFVIFIAISTGYPMRVFAISDLHIDYKENHRWVQRLSNCDFTDDVVIVAGDVTDRADPMRDTLCGLKQKFARVFFVPGNHDLWVRPNERCDSLEKFHALMALCNVLDIETSWAQLPGVQIVPLLSWYEKPEESTDSLYVPQEGEDAALHMWADNRLIRWTEGERPIARYMLAQNTAHVQGDGPVITFSHFLPRRELIFGRSHSAPRPRPLTSASNFNFSRVAGTRALDRLLRKLGSSIHIYGHQHRNRCREIEGVTYISHCLGYQRERQLGVVCGMDEGPRLVWET, encoded by the coding sequence TTGTCCAAACGAACAGGTATTGCGCCAATACTGGGAAAAAAATCCCAAAAGCGCGTGGCTGGTCGATGTGAGGTATTGAGCGCGATTTCTTTTGTGATTTTTATAGCTATTTCAACTGGATACCCCATGCGCGTTTTTGCCATTTCTGATTTGCACATCGATTACAAGGAAAACCATCGGTGGGTGCAGCGGCTTTCCAATTGCGATTTTACCGATGATGTGGTGATTGTGGCCGGAGATGTAACTGACCGCGCCGACCCGATGCGCGATACCCTGTGCGGACTGAAGCAAAAATTTGCACGCGTTTTTTTTGTACCGGGCAATCACGATTTGTGGGTGAGGCCCAATGAGCGATGTGACTCGTTGGAGAAATTCCACGCGCTTATGGCTTTGTGCAACGTGTTGGACATAGAAACCTCGTGGGCGCAATTGCCTGGTGTACAAATTGTACCGCTTTTGTCGTGGTATGAAAAGCCCGAAGAAAGTACCGACAGTTTGTACGTGCCCCAGGAAGGAGAAGACGCAGCCTTGCACATGTGGGCGGACAACCGTCTGATTCGCTGGACCGAGGGTGAGCGACCCATTGCGCGCTATATGCTCGCCCAAAATACCGCGCATGTTCAGGGCGATGGGCCAGTCATTACCTTTAGCCACTTTTTGCCCAGACGGGAGTTGATCTTTGGCAGGTCCCATTCCGCTCCCCGCCCGCGCCCATTGACGAGCGCGTCGAATTTCAATTTCAGTCGGGTGGCTGGCACAAGGGCCTTGGATCGCCTATTGCGAAAACTCGGTTCATCGATTCACATATACGGCCATCAGCATCGCAATCGGTGTCGAGAAATCGAGGGTGTGACGTATATTTCTCATTGTCTGGGCTATCAGCGCGAAAGACAATTGGGGGTGGTATGCGGGATGGACGAGGGACCTCGGTTGGTGTGGGAAACCTGA
- a CDS encoding sodium:solute symporter family protein: MIIAVVAIYLGLVIVVGTLGHRLFRNTAEDYFVASRTIGPVVLLMTLLGTNLTAFTMLGASGEAYRLGIIVFGLMGASSSILIPFLFYYLGTKSWWLGKRFSYVTQIQMIRDRYTSPALGTLLFVVVVLLMLPYILIGVKGGGDALAAITRGGWPSWAGSLLVCGVTFLYVTYGGMRSTAWANTFQTTVFILVGIIAYLVIMDHYGGIGKAMTTLRDTYPEFVIFGSGSYTVFKILSYLMLPISVAAFPHIYGHWLSARTARSFQTPIVFYPLCIAAVWVPSVTLGMVGRIDFTAPLNGPILIELILAHTGGVLAGCLAAGVFAAIMSSLDSQTLALGAMFTEDIVRFYGFDNQLSEKQQVLFGRLFVAAFLVLAFVASLFTTRSIFELGAWSLTGFAGLVPVFVGALYWKRSTKQGATAAILSVIGLWLFFYADSLNAEGAYSIGGTGLIPAGIIVPVSALILILVSFATTPPRDADRFF, translated from the coding sequence ATGATTATTGCGGTTGTCGCAATTTATCTGGGGCTGGTTATAGTGGTCGGCACCCTGGGACATCGGCTGTTTCGCAATACCGCCGAAGATTACTTTGTCGCAAGCCGAACCATTGGCCCTGTAGTCCTGCTGATGACACTGCTGGGCACCAATCTAACGGCATTTACAATGCTCGGAGCATCCGGAGAAGCCTATCGCCTGGGGATTATCGTTTTCGGTCTTATGGGCGCAAGTTCGTCCATTCTGATTCCATTTCTCTTTTATTATCTCGGCACAAAAAGCTGGTGGTTGGGCAAACGGTTTTCTTATGTCACCCAAATCCAGATGATCCGGGATCGCTATACCTCGCCGGCATTGGGAACGCTCTTATTTGTCGTCGTGGTGTTGTTGATGCTGCCCTACATTCTGATAGGGGTCAAAGGCGGGGGCGATGCGCTCGCGGCAATCACGCGCGGTGGGTGGCCGAGTTGGGCAGGCAGCTTGCTCGTATGTGGGGTGACATTTCTGTACGTAACCTATGGTGGGATGCGAAGTACAGCCTGGGCGAATACCTTTCAAACAACGGTATTTATTCTCGTGGGCATCATCGCCTATCTCGTCATTATGGATCACTACGGCGGGATCGGTAAAGCTATGACAACGCTGCGCGATACGTACCCCGAATTTGTGATTTTTGGCAGCGGCTCTTATACCGTATTCAAAATACTCTCCTATCTCATGCTACCCATCAGTGTTGCGGCATTTCCCCATATTTACGGCCATTGGCTCTCCGCTCGAACCGCGCGGTCATTTCAAACGCCTATAGTATTCTACCCCCTGTGTATCGCCGCCGTATGGGTGCCCAGCGTCACCCTGGGAATGGTCGGTCGCATTGATTTTACGGCACCGTTGAATGGTCCCATTCTGATTGAATTAATTCTGGCACATACGGGCGGTGTGCTGGCAGGATGTCTGGCGGCAGGTGTTTTTGCGGCAATTATGTCTTCGCTCGACTCCCAAACCCTTGCCCTGGGCGCGATGTTTACCGAAGATATTGTGCGATTTTACGGTTTTGACAATCAATTGTCCGAAAAACAGCAGGTCTTGTTCGGACGTCTATTTGTTGCCGCATTCCTCGTCCTGGCCTTTGTCGCGTCGCTGTTTACAACGCGGTCAATTTTTGAACTCGGTGCCTGGTCACTCACGGGCTTCGCAGGATTGGTACCCGTATTCGTCGGCGCACTGTACTGGAAGCGCAGCACAAAGCAGGGTGCAACCGCGGCAATCCTGAGTGTAATTGGTCTATGGTTATTTTTTTATGCAGATTCCCTTAACGCAGAAGGCGCGTACAGCATTGGTGGAACCGGCTTAATCCCCGCCGGTATTATCGTCCCTGTTTCCGCGCTCATCCTCATCCTCGTATCTTTCGCCACCACACCACCTCGCGATGCAGATCGATTCTTTTAA
- a CDS encoding DUF3311 domain-containing protein gives MSQQTKIWPLSVLLVLLILFFNIWMWDNDTLILGLPINLLYHIGLCVLTTLSMLAIVRLAWPHHLDVEDRE, from the coding sequence ATGTCACAACAAACAAAAATCTGGCCCCTGAGTGTTTTGCTCGTCCTGCTGATTTTATTTTTTAATATCTGGATGTGGGACAACGACACACTAATCCTGGGATTGCCGATCAATTTGCTTTACCACATCGGCCTGTGCGTCCTGACCACACTCTCTATGCTCGCGATTGTACGCCTGGCGTGGCCTCATCATTTAGATGTGGAGGATCGGGAATGA
- a CDS encoding SMP-30/gluconolactonase/LRE family protein — translation MSDWKTRPWDGSPVPYPDPAIEILDTRFEKYAIGNAAVERLCTGLRWGEGPVWFGDARCVLFSDIPNNRIMRWDESDGNLSVYRQPSSYCNGHTRDQAGRLITCEHGTRRVTRTEYDGTITVLIDSFEGKPLNAPNDVTAHSDGSIWFTDPGYGIMLDYEGHIADYELPTNVYRLDPTTGKATVVADDFVRPNGLCFSPDEKILYIADTGSSHGLGGPAHIRAFDVENNRLKNSRIFADMAPGFADGIRCDIDGNLWSSSGWGNPEDNGVKIFAPNGDLIGKIHLPEVCSNLCFGGQKKNRLFMTGGMCLYSVYVETKGAQRP, via the coding sequence ATGTCCGATTGGAAAACCCGTCCGTGGGACGGCAGTCCTGTTCCCTATCCCGATCCCGCCATTGAAATTCTGGACACGCGCTTTGAAAAATACGCCATTGGCAACGCCGCTGTCGAACGGCTCTGTACTGGCCTGCGCTGGGGCGAAGGCCCGGTTTGGTTTGGAGACGCGCGTTGTGTACTCTTCAGCGACATACCCAATAATCGCATCATGCGCTGGGACGAAAGCGACGGTAACCTCAGCGTCTATCGCCAACCTTCCAGTTATTGCAATGGCCATACCCGCGACCAGGCAGGCCGCCTGATTACCTGTGAACACGGTACGCGGCGCGTCACCCGCACCGAATACGACGGGACCATCACTGTGCTCATCGACAGCTTTGAGGGCAAACCGCTCAATGCGCCCAATGACGTCACCGCGCATTCCGATGGCAGTATATGGTTCACCGATCCAGGGTACGGCATCATGCTCGACTACGAAGGACACATTGCCGACTACGAACTGCCAACCAACGTCTATCGCCTCGACCCCACCACCGGAAAAGCCACAGTTGTTGCCGACGATTTTGTACGCCCCAATGGACTGTGTTTCTCACCCGACGAAAAAATTCTCTATATCGCCGATACCGGCTCCTCTCATGGACTGGGTGGACCTGCGCATATCCGCGCTTTTGATGTCGAAAATAACCGCCTCAAAAACAGTCGCATATTTGCCGACATGGCGCCCGGATTCGCCGATGGCATTCGCTGCGACATTGACGGCAACCTGTGGAGCAGTTCGGGCTGGGGCAATCCCGAAGATAACGGCGTCAAAATTTTCGCGCCCAATGGCGACCTCATTGGCAAAATTCACCTGCCCGAAGTGTGTTCCAACCTCTGCTTTGGCGGACAAAAGAAAAACCGCCTCTTCATGACCGGCGGCATGTGCTTGTACTCAGTGTACGTCGAAACAAAAGGCGCGCAGAGGCCGTAA
- a CDS encoding energy transducer TonB, translating into MNLVQIRFGNTLSGQIYQARQAQREFQKRLSAQPCDVQIETRAKKPDADLKLPYWPNMMRASLLNLIIFIAVALLYPEYHPTVHLTQSVPKILRVDIPETSQQKRPPPPPRPQVPLAVEGDEVPEDVTIESTELDLDKIFIPNLASTAGTDLDEPLDYMEIDYKPHPSRIVTPEYPPEARKKRIEGKVTVKVLVDKVGNVEDVQFIHGPEMFRKAALDAAWQFRFRPGKHQGERRKVWMIMPIEFSLD; encoded by the coding sequence ATGAACCTCGTCCAGATCAGATTTGGGAACACGCTAAGCGGTCAAATTTATCAGGCGCGCCAGGCGCAGCGCGAATTTCAAAAAAGACTATCTGCCCAGCCCTGCGACGTCCAGATAGAAACGCGCGCAAAAAAACCCGATGCGGACTTAAAATTGCCCTACTGGCCGAACATGATGCGCGCGAGCCTGTTGAATCTCATAATCTTCATCGCCGTTGCTTTGCTCTACCCCGAATACCATCCCACCGTACACCTGACACAATCCGTCCCCAAAATTCTCAGAGTTGATATCCCCGAAACCAGCCAACAAAAGCGTCCGCCACCGCCACCGCGCCCTCAAGTGCCCCTGGCAGTTGAAGGCGACGAGGTCCCTGAGGATGTGACAATTGAATCAACCGAGCTGGACCTCGACAAAATATTTATCCCCAATTTAGCAAGCACAGCGGGAACAGACTTGGACGAACCGCTCGACTATATGGAGATCGACTACAAACCCCATCCAAGCCGAATTGTCACGCCTGAATATCCCCCCGAAGCGCGAAAAAAACGCATTGAAGGCAAAGTCACGGTCAAAGTACTGGTTGACAAGGTAGGCAATGTAGAAGACGTCCAGTTTATTCACGGCCCAGAAATGTTCAGGAAAGCGGCATTAGACGCAGCGTGGCAATTTCGATTTCGCCCCGGCAAACACCAGGGAGAACGCCGCAAAGTCTGGATGATTATGCCCATAGAATTTTCGCTGGATTAG
- a CDS encoding NADP-dependent oxidoreductase, with the protein MNRQITLAARPEGFPVPGDFKLVETPIPDPGEGEVLSRTLFMSVDPYMRGRMNDRASYAANVQIGDVMVGGTVGEVIASNDPNFEVGDIVQAQIGWQAYGVSKGSNLRKVNPDLAPVSTALGVLGMPGLTAYFGLLEVGQPKEGETVLVTGAAGAVGSIVGQIAKIVGCRVVGVAGSDEKIAHVVDELGFDAAFNYKEVDDYSAELQRLCPDGIDVFFDNVGGAVSDAVFPLMNVRGRISVCGQISQYNLTAPEQGPRMMWYFISQRLTMRGFLVFDFEDQHAEALNQMAIWVNEGRIKYREDIWEGLENAPEAFIDMMRGGNTGKRVVKVAD; encoded by the coding sequence ATGAATCGTCAGATTACGCTTGCTGCACGTCCTGAAGGTTTTCCCGTGCCGGGAGATTTTAAGCTCGTTGAAACGCCTATTCCAGATCCTGGAGAAGGCGAAGTGTTGTCGAGAACGCTGTTTATGTCGGTTGATCCCTATATGCGCGGGCGGATGAATGATCGGGCATCGTATGCGGCAAATGTGCAAATTGGCGATGTGATGGTGGGCGGCACGGTGGGGGAGGTGATCGCGTCGAATGATCCCAATTTTGAGGTTGGCGATATTGTCCAGGCACAAATTGGGTGGCAGGCTTATGGCGTGTCTAAGGGATCAAATTTGCGCAAGGTCAATCCAGACCTTGCACCTGTATCAACGGCTTTGGGGGTGTTGGGCATGCCTGGGCTTACGGCGTATTTTGGATTGCTGGAAGTTGGGCAGCCCAAAGAAGGTGAGACCGTGCTGGTGACGGGTGCTGCAGGTGCTGTGGGATCAATTGTGGGACAGATAGCCAAAATCGTGGGCTGCCGCGTTGTGGGTGTGGCGGGGTCGGATGAAAAGATCGCCCATGTGGTTGACGAGTTGGGTTTTGACGCCGCTTTCAATTACAAGGAGGTCGATGATTATAGTGCCGAATTGCAACGCCTGTGTCCCGATGGTATTGATGTATTCTTCGACAATGTGGGTGGCGCGGTTTCCGATGCGGTTTTTCCCCTGATGAATGTGCGTGGTCGCATTTCTGTTTGCGGACAAATATCGCAATACAATTTGACCGCTCCAGAACAGGGTCCGCGGATGATGTGGTACTTTATTTCACAAAGATTGACGATGCGCGGTTTTCTGGTTTTTGACTTTGAAGATCAGCATGCCGAAGCACTCAACCAGATGGCTATTTGGGTCAATGAAGGGCGGATTAAATATCGGGAAGATATCTGGGAGGGGTTGGAGAATGCCCCCGAGGCATTTATCGATATGATGCGGGGTGGCAATACCGGGAAGCGCGTCGTAAAGGTGGCGGACTGA
- a CDS encoding phytanoyl-CoA dioxygenase family protein yields the protein MTDYQVEHFHRNGFFFVPNPLDDDAMFEIDRRQRAVEPEWSKAEWTEGFNRGACQFFMVGEPLLQAVERPEFVGMAQRILGCEDVHVGACGLGDASKIVSADGRLLQQVHWHADGGPDVRQVSMRTALDRHDPSNAPLRVLPGTHVRLREEVIEELRQIELATGQHDEMPELLFASHPREVEVILDPRWTLVWTPSCWHATGVKTAAGPRRAMAWNYFPSGGRKRDVEALKYVIEGWEDWSDDRKRLWGLGSG from the coding sequence ATGACAGATTATCAGGTCGAACATTTTCATCGCAATGGATTTTTTTTCGTTCCAAATCCGCTGGACGATGATGCTATGTTTGAGATTGACCGACGCCAGCGAGCGGTTGAACCGGAGTGGTCAAAGGCTGAGTGGACAGAGGGTTTTAACCGGGGGGCTTGCCAGTTTTTTATGGTGGGCGAGCCGTTGTTGCAGGCGGTGGAGCGCCCGGAATTTGTGGGTATGGCACAGCGCATTTTGGGGTGTGAAGATGTGCATGTGGGCGCGTGTGGGTTGGGCGATGCGTCGAAGATTGTTTCGGCAGATGGGCGTTTGCTGCAGCAGGTCCACTGGCACGCGGATGGGGGACCAGATGTACGGCAGGTGTCGATGCGTACGGCATTGGACAGGCACGATCCATCCAATGCGCCGTTGCGCGTATTGCCCGGTACACATGTTAGACTCCGCGAGGAAGTTATTGAAGAATTGCGACAAATCGAACTTGCGACCGGGCAGCACGATGAGATGCCCGAGTTGTTATTTGCCTCGCATCCCCGCGAGGTAGAAGTGATTCTGGATCCGAGATGGACGCTGGTGTGGACGCCGAGTTGCTGGCATGCGACGGGTGTGAAGACGGCAGCGGGTCCAAGGCGTGCGATGGCGTGGAATTATTTCCCGAGCGGGGGACGCAAGCGAGATGTGGAGGCGCTGAAGTACGTGATTGAGGGGTGGGAGGATTGGTCCGATGATCGGAAGCGGTTATGGGGGCTTGGATCAGGATAG
- a CDS encoding MFS transporter: protein MQSSHAVVFIALATAFSLLGDQMLYSVLPTHYAKIGLIPYQVGIILSVNRWVRLITNTLAEKLCQRYNLTALMTGSLILGAVLTAVYGVVTSFSILLIARMLWGLSWSFIRQIGLMTVVDTTPPAMIGQRMGFYNGVSRLGSLAGNFLGGLAHDIIGFTLTLFLFAIISLIGTPLGWLGRRAVLHENRDKESVEDSGWVPKLLICGFVIGCVGPGILMSTLGVVLVETVGTSLNLLGMVIGVATLNGLLLSSRWIADALGGPFLGHISDRLGRRWSATIYFGIGMLALFSASITSNTGLLILCVVMFFLCGVGATVVMHAEAGMRGSRSVAGYVTASDFGSATGPMLGWMTQQVHLPSDWIFLIGGGIYAIGALITVSQK, encoded by the coding sequence ATGCAATCGTCACACGCTGTTGTATTCATTGCACTGGCCACGGCATTTTCTCTATTGGGCGACCAGATGCTGTACTCAGTGCTGCCAACACATTATGCTAAAATTGGACTGATACCTTATCAGGTTGGCATCATTCTCTCGGTAAATCGCTGGGTGCGCCTGATAACAAACACCCTGGCTGAAAAATTGTGCCAGCGCTATAATCTGACGGCTTTGATGACAGGCTCCCTGATTCTCGGAGCCGTATTGACGGCCGTTTACGGCGTTGTCACCTCTTTTTCCATCTTGCTTATCGCGCGCATGCTCTGGGGATTATCCTGGTCATTTATACGTCAGATTGGCTTGATGACCGTGGTAGATACCACGCCGCCAGCAATGATCGGCCAGAGAATGGGATTTTACAACGGCGTATCGCGCCTTGGGTCGTTGGCGGGCAATTTTTTAGGCGGGCTGGCTCACGACATCATTGGATTTACACTCACACTCTTTTTATTCGCCATCATCTCATTGATAGGAACACCCCTGGGATGGTTGGGCCGGCGCGCCGTTTTACATGAAAACAGAGATAAAGAAAGTGTTGAGGACTCGGGCTGGGTCCCCAAATTGTTGATTTGCGGATTTGTGATCGGGTGCGTTGGGCCGGGCATTTTAATGTCCACCCTGGGAGTAGTCCTCGTCGAAACCGTGGGCACATCTCTGAACCTGTTGGGTATGGTCATCGGCGTAGCCACATTAAACGGCCTGTTGCTATCTTCACGATGGATTGCCGACGCGCTCGGTGGTCCTTTTCTGGGCCATATCAGCGATCGGCTGGGACGGCGGTGGAGTGCAACCATTTATTTTGGCATCGGGATGTTAGCTCTGTTCTCGGCATCAATCACATCCAATACGGGATTGTTGATCTTGTGCGTGGTGATGTTTTTTTTGTGCGGTGTTGGTGCAACAGTAGTCATGCACGCCGAGGCGGGAATGCGCGGTTCGCGTTCAGTTGCCGGATACGTAACAGCATCTGACTTCGGCTCCGCAACAGGCCCTATGCTCGGATGGATGACACAGCAGGTACATTTACCATCGGACTGGATTTTTCTCATTGGCGGTGGAATATATGCCATCGGCGCGCTGATAACTGTATCCCAAAAATAA
- a CDS encoding creatininase family protein, translating to MSEQILLAKLTRREFREALERGEFQTAIIPVGSNEQHLEHLAMEHDTASSTHVAVEAAKRLYPQVIVNVPMAVGISEHHMVHKGTVTAKPGSWLAVLFDAVESLVRHGVKNVIVLNGHGGNVAPLRGIFGQWRLFFKIDRPDVNLQWTSYWDLMSKDVAEQNLKTKRYPGHAQEFETAFALALWPENVRHDAMQDQVDKEPLEATAEAGAALVEDAITQVAAFTQAFIDGEHRGENVEHHP from the coding sequence ATGAGCGAGCAAATTCTGCTGGCGAAATTGACGCGACGCGAATTTCGGGAAGCACTGGAGCGCGGAGAATTTCAAACCGCGATTATTCCGGTGGGAAGCAACGAGCAGCATTTAGAGCACCTGGCAATGGAGCACGACACCGCTTCGTCAACCCATGTCGCGGTGGAGGCTGCCAAACGATTGTACCCCCAGGTAATTGTCAATGTACCGATGGCCGTGGGCATCTCCGAACACCACATGGTACACAAAGGAACCGTGACAGCCAAACCCGGGTCGTGGCTGGCCGTGTTATTCGACGCAGTCGAAAGCCTGGTGCGCCATGGCGTAAAAAATGTCATTGTGCTAAATGGTCACGGCGGCAATGTAGCTCCCTTGCGGGGCATATTTGGTCAATGGCGATTGTTTTTCAAGATCGACCGCCCCGACGTAAATCTGCAATGGACTTCTTACTGGGATCTCATGTCAAAAGATGTGGCCGAACAAAATTTAAAAACAAAACGCTATCCGGGACACGCACAGGAATTTGAAACGGCATTTGCGCTGGCACTGTGGCCCGAAAACGTGCGCCACGATGCAATGCAGGATCAAGTAGATAAGGAACCTCTGGAAGCCACCGCAGAAGCCGGTGCAGCGCTCGTGGAAGATGCAATAACACAGGTAGCGGCATTTACGCAGGCATTTATCGACGGCGAGCATCGCGGAGAAAATGTCGAACATCATCCATAA
- a CDS encoding M50 family metallopeptidase — MIIIRTFWLHLLLAVIALALWDTPVIKPFRVFVVWIHEMGHASMAIATGGEVEELRVRWNESGHVISRGGIFPLISSAGYVGSSILGALLIYTGRWLGTQRILLGLIGVLQIGMAVLYTPFGTLDFWFGATCGLVLILVTIRFGRLSHLLATWTGIVLCLYSLYDFRTDLWMQTEHTDAGILARYFGIEILAYPIAFVWAAISIYVMYRAMRGLIRHKIQNGDAASSDQTAEYYSQD; from the coding sequence ATGATCATAATAAGAACATTCTGGCTGCATCTGCTATTGGCAGTTATCGCGCTGGCATTGTGGGATACGCCCGTGATAAAACCCTTTCGCGTATTTGTGGTGTGGATACACGAAATGGGCCATGCGAGTATGGCAATTGCAACAGGTGGTGAAGTAGAAGAACTGCGCGTGCGGTGGAATGAGTCGGGGCATGTGATCAGCCGAGGGGGAATATTTCCACTCATCAGTTCAGCGGGATATGTGGGATCGTCCATTCTCGGTGCATTGCTGATTTACACGGGCCGATGGCTGGGCACGCAAAGAATATTGCTCGGATTGATCGGTGTTTTGCAAATTGGAATGGCTGTACTGTACACGCCATTTGGGACACTCGATTTCTGGTTTGGCGCGACCTGCGGTCTCGTACTGATTCTTGTAACGATTCGATTTGGTCGCTTATCCCATCTCCTGGCAACATGGACGGGTATTGTCCTGTGTTTGTACAGTTTGTACGATTTTCGCACGGATTTGTGGATGCAGACAGAACACACCGATGCTGGAATATTGGCACGGTATTTCGGCATAGAGATATTGGCATATCCGATTGCATTTGTTTGGGCAGCCATTTCGATTTATGTCATGTACAGGGCGATGCGGGGATTAATCCGCCACAAGATACAAAATGGCGATGCGGCATCGTCTGACCAGACCGCGGAGTATTATTCACAAGATTAA